A stretch of DNA from Agelaius phoeniceus isolate bAgePho1 chromosome 4, bAgePho1.hap1, whole genome shotgun sequence:
TACCTGCTTGCTGTACTtgctgctggcctggcagcTGTACTCGGAGCAATGGTCCGAGCCGATGGAGATGTTGTCGCCAGCGCCCACGAAGGTGTTTGCTGGGGGCAGGTCCTGCACGGCCTGGTGCTTTTTGCCAGCAGTGGGGGACTGTGGGTGCAGCTGGACCGTGGGCAGCGGTGAGCTCGACTTGTAGTGCCTGGCCAGGTCAGGGCTGCCTGGGCCACCATTGACCGAGCGATATCGGCCCATGCCAGGGCTGTCCGAGAGCTTCTCGTTCACGCTGTCGTAGCGCTGCCCATTGGGCTTGGAAGCCTCGACAGTAACAATGCTGCTGTAGAGGGGCTGCTTGCCCTTCTTGCCTTTCTTGTCCTTCTTGGGCTTCTTGGCCTTGTCGTGCTGCTGGGGGGTGAAGAAATCCTCATGGTCCTTCTTGCCGGCCTCGTAGCCATGCTTGCCCTTGGATCGACAGTAGCGGGCCATGACCACCACGAGGATAAGAAGGATGACGGTCATGATGCCAGCCACCACGCCAATGACTATGCTAAGCCTCTGCTTGCTCAGCTCATAGCTGGGATCACCAGCAATGTCCTGGGCCAGTGGGGTGTGAAGGCTGCGAGCCACCTGGCTCTCCACCACAGTGGCATTGGACAGGCTCTCGTTGACAAAGacatggagcagggcagtggtggaCTGGGGGGGCTGCCCACTGTCATTCACCTGCACAACCAGGCGGTGCAGGCCATAGTGCTTGGGGGCCAACTTGCCCACCAGCGACACCACACCACTGGCCGGGTCTATTTCAAAGAGTTTGAAGGGGTTGCCCCCAACAATGCTGTAGTTGAGGTCAGCGTTGAGACCTGTGTCAGCATCAGTGGCGACCACTGTGGCCACCACGGTGCGCATGTTGCTGGAGGGTGGCAGCACAGTGTAGGAGCTGTTGCTGGGGAAGGTGACAGTGGGTGCATTGTCGTTCTCATCCATCACAAAGAGAGACACGGTGGCTGTGGCAGACCGTGGTGGCTCTCCCCCATCCACTGCCTTCACCTTAAAGGTGTAGCTGGTCTGCTGTTCACGGTCAAAAGAGACAGTGGAGAAAATGGTTCCAGTGTCATTCTCGATGGAGAAGATGCCAGCTGCCTGTTCATGATCTCCAGGCTGAATAGAGAGGCTGAGCTCAGCATTGCGGCCCTTGTCAAAGTCCATCACAGTCACCATGCCCACGGGGCTGTTGGGCTGCAGGTTTTCTTTCACATAGAAGGTGAACACATCCTGCATGAAGCGTGGCTCGTTGTCATTGCGGTCTGACACTCGCACCACCACTGTGGTGGAGCCCTGCAGCGATGGCACCCCCTTGTCCCGGGCTGTCACCTGAAATTCATAGGTGTCCCGTTGCTCACggtccagcactgcctgcaccgACACATCCCCAGAGTCAGGGTCAATACTGAAGATGCTGCCCGGTGCCTCTGAGGAGAGGGGTGAGGCCTCCAAGGAATAGGTGATCTCAGCATTCTTGCCACTATCCGCATCTGTGGCAACCACTGTGGCCACCCTCTCACCAGGCAAGTTGTTCTCTGGGAAGGAgacctccagcacagcctggctgaacATGGGAGGGTTGTCATTAGTGTCCCCGACCCGCACCAGCAAGGAGTTGTTGCTGGACAAACTGGGGCTGCCTGAGTCCACAGCCACAATCACCACGTTGTAGTCACGGACGGCTTCATAATCCAGAGGGGCCGAGGTGTGGAGGAAATACTTGCGCTTATTCTGTGGCTCCCCTTCACCCTCACTGGCCGGtttgagctggaagggcacatCGCCCACCACGGTGCAGGTCACCACACCATTTTCACCTTGGTCTCTGTCTGACACCTGCACCAAGGCAATGGGGGTGTCCACCAGCACATCCTCGGCCACGCTTGCCACCCCGTCCCGGAGCGGGATGCGCCCAATTTTCCGGATGTCGATGGTGGGCACGTTGTCATTTTCATCCCGGATGTTCAGCACGACAGTGGCCTTGTCTGTCTTGGGGGGCTGGCCCCGGTCTCGGGCCATGACAGTGAAGCGAAGCTGGTTCACCTCCTCCCGGTCGATGCGGTGCAAGACGCTGAGCCAGCCCGTGGTCTCATCCAGCCGCAGTAGGCGCCTGACGGACTCGGTGGCCGCCCCGAAGACGTACTCGATCTGCCCGTTCACCCCCACGTCCAGGTCGGTGGCTCGCAGCTGCAGGATCGGGGTCCCAGGGCTGCTGTTCTCCGCCAGGTCCGCCTCATAGACGCTCTTCTCGAAGCGGGGGCTGTTGTCGTTCACGTCGGTGATCAGCACCCTCAGGATGGCCTGCGAGGACCGTGCCGGGTCGCCGCCGTCCCGCACGCGGAGGCTGAGCTCGTAGGAGTCCCGCTGCTCCCGGTCCAGCGCCCCCTTGACGATCAGCTGCGGCTGCTTCTC
This window harbors:
- the PCDH7 gene encoding protocadherin-7 isoform X1 encodes the protein MRKMRTLLRFVHCCCCCFLLLLPPPLWVSLAAAKQLLKYRLAEEGPADIRIGNVASDLGIVTGSGEVTFSLESGSDYLKIDNMTGELSTTERRIDREKLPQCQMIFDENECFLDFEVSVIGPSQSWVDLFEGRVIILDINDNTPTFPSPVLTLTVEENRPVGTLYLLPTATDRDFGRNGIERYELLQEPGGDGGRRGGGGGSAAAAPESAPFPGGSKRRQEAEAAARSSVFELQVADTLDGEKQPQLIVKGALDREQRDSYELSLRVRDGGDPARSSQAILRVLITDVNDNSPRFEKSVYEADLAENSSPGTPILQLRATDLDVGVNGQIEYVFGAATESVRRLLRLDETTGWLSVLHRIDREEVNQLRFTVMARDRGQPPKTDKATVVLNIRDENDNVPTIDIRKIGRIPLRDGVASVAEDVLVDTPIALVQVSDRDQGENGVVTCTVVGDVPFQLKPASEGEGEPQNKRKYFLHTSAPLDYEAVRDYNVVIVAVDSGSPSLSSNNSLLVRVGDTNDNPPMFSQAVLEVSFPENNLPGERVATVVATDADSGKNAEITYSLEASPLSSEAPGSIFSIDPDSGDVSVQAVLDREQRDTYEFQVTARDKGVPSLQGSTTVVVRVSDRNDNEPRFMQDVFTFYVKENLQPNSPVGMVTVMDFDKGRNAELSLSIQPGDHEQAAGIFSIENDTGTIFSTVSFDREQQTSYTFKVKAVDGGEPPRSATATVSLFVMDENDNAPTVTFPSNSSYTVLPPSSNMRTVVATVVATDADTGLNADLNYSIVGGNPFKLFEIDPASGVVSLVGKLAPKHYGLHRLVVQVNDSGQPPQSTTALLHVFVNESLSNATVVESQVARSLHTPLAQDIAGDPSYELSKQRLSIVIGVVAGIMTVILLILVVVMARYCRSKGKHGYEAGKKDHEDFFTPQQHDKAKKPKKDKKGKKGKQPLYSSIVTVEASKPNGQRYDSVNEKLSDSPGMGRYRSVNGGPGSPDLARHYKSSSPLPTVQLHPQSPTAGKKHQAVQDLPPANTFVGAGDNISIGSDHCSEYSCQASSKYSKQPFRRVTFSVVSQPQDPHQGSLQSCYDSGLEESETPSSKSSSGPRLGALPLPEDNYERTTPDGSVGEAEHMENDSRPLPDVALTGKCTRECDEYGHSDSCWMPVRTSPERKQKSQPKLSTFMPVDERGSQEKLANGEASLMGDRNRNLLNKKLTSSYETFSAASFSKNEEGNPEDIPLTQTGEYKPSPVNTLTRREVYL
- the PCDH7 gene encoding protocadherin-7 isoform X3 — translated: MRKMRTLLRFVHCCCCCFLLLLPPPLWVSLAAAKQLLKYRLAEEGPADIRIGNVASDLGIVTGSGEVTFSLESGSDYLKIDNMTGELSTTERRIDREKLPQCQMIFDENECFLDFEVSVIGPSQSWVDLFEGRVIILDINDNTPTFPSPVLTLTVEENRPVGTLYLLPTATDRDFGRNGIERYELLQEPGGDGGRRGGGGGSAAAAPESAPFPGGSKRRQEAEAAARSSVFELQVADTLDGEKQPQLIVKGALDREQRDSYELSLRVRDGGDPARSSQAILRVLITDVNDNSPRFEKSVYEADLAENSSPGTPILQLRATDLDVGVNGQIEYVFGAATESVRRLLRLDETTGWLSVLHRIDREEVNQLRFTVMARDRGQPPKTDKATVVLNIRDENDNVPTIDIRKIGRIPLRDGVASVAEDVLVDTPIALVQVSDRDQGENGVVTCTVVGDVPFQLKPASEGEGEPQNKRKYFLHTSAPLDYEAVRDYNVVIVAVDSGSPSLSSNNSLLVRVGDTNDNPPMFSQAVLEVSFPENNLPGERVATVVATDADSGKNAEITYSLEASPLSSEAPGSIFSIDPDSGDVSVQAVLDREQRDTYEFQVTARDKGVPSLQGSTTVVVRVSDRNDNEPRFMQDVFTFYVKENLQPNSPVGMVTVMDFDKGRNAELSLSIQPGDHEQAAGIFSIENDTGTIFSTVSFDREQQTSYTFKVKAVDGGEPPRSATATVSLFVMDENDNAPTVTFPSNSSYTVLPPSSNMRTVVATVVATDADTGLNADLNYSIVGGNPFKLFEIDPASGVVSLVGKLAPKHYGLHRLVVQVNDSGQPPQSTTALLHVFVNESLSNATVVESQVARSLHTPLAQDIAGDPSYELSKQRLSIVIGVVAGIMTVILLILVVVMARYCRSKGKHGYEAGKKDHEDFFTPQQHDKAKKPKKDKKGKKGKQPLYSSIVTVEASKPNGQRYDSVNEKLSDSPGMGRYRSVNGGPGSPDLARHYKSSSPLPTVQLHPQSPTAGKKHQAVQDLPPANTFVGAGDNISIGSDHCSEYSCQASSKYSKQPFRRVTFSVVSQPQDPHQGSLQSCYDSGLEESETPSNSRPLPDVALTGKCTRECDEYGHSDSCWMPVRTSPERKQKSQPKLSTFMPVDERGSQEKLANGEASLMGDRNRNLLNKKLTSSYETFSAASFSKNEEGNPEDIPLTQTGEYKPSPVNTLTRREVYL
- the PCDH7 gene encoding protocadherin-7 isoform X2; translation: MRKMRTLLRFVHCCCCCFLLLLPPPLWVSLAAAKQLLKYRLAEEGPADIRIGNVASDLGIVTGSGEVTFSLESGSDYLKIDNMTGELSTTERRIDREKLPQCQMIFDENECFLDFEVSVIGPSQSWVDLFEGRVIILDINDNTPTFPSPVLTLTVEENRPVGTLYLLPTATDRDFGRNGIERYELLQEPGGDGGRRGGGGGSAAAAPESAPFPGGSKRRQEAEAAARSSVFELQVADTLDGEKQPQLIVKGALDREQRDSYELSLRVRDGGDPARSSQAILRVLITDVNDNSPRFEKSVYEADLAENSSPGTPILQLRATDLDVGVNGQIEYVFGAATESVRRLLRLDETTGWLSVLHRIDREEVNQLRFTVMARDRGQPPKTDKATVVLNIRDENDNVPTIDIRKIGRIPLRDGVASVAEDVLVDTPIALVQVSDRDQGENGVVTCTVVGDVPFQLKPASEGEGEPQNKRKYFLHTSAPLDYEAVRDYNVVIVAVDSGSPSLSSNNSLLVRVGDTNDNPPMFSQAVLEVSFPENNLPGERVATVVATDADSGKNAEITYSLEASPLSSEAPGSIFSIDPDSGDVSVQAVLDREQRDTYEFQVTARDKGVPSLQGSTTVVVRVSDRNDNEPRFMQDVFTFYVKENLQPNSPVGMVTVMDFDKGRNAELSLSIQPGDHEQAAGIFSIENDTGTIFSTVSFDREQQTSYTFKVKAVDGGEPPRSATATVSLFVMDENDNAPTVTFPSNSSYTVLPPSSNMRTVVATVVATDADTGLNADLNYSIVGGNPFKLFEIDPASGVVSLVGKLAPKHYGLHRLVVQVNDSGQPPQSTTALLHVFVNESLSNATVVESQVARSLHTPLAQDIAGDPSYELSKQRLSIVIGVVAGIMTVILLILVVVMARYCRSKGKHGYEAGKKDHEDFFTPQQHDKAKKPKKDKKGKKGKQPLYSSIVTVEASKPNGQRYDSVNEKLSDSPGMGRYRSVNGGPGSPDLARHYKSSSPLPTVQLHPQSPTAGKKHQAVQDLPPANTFVGAGDNISIGSDHCSEYSCQASSKYSKQPFRRVTFSVVSQPQDPHQGSLQSCYDSGLEESETPSSKSSSGPRLGALPLPEDNYERTTPDGSVDSRPLPDVALTGKCTRECDEYGHSDSCWMPVRTSPERKQKSQPKLSTFMPVDERGSQEKLANGEASLMGDRNRNLLNKKLTSSYETFSAASFSKNEEGNPEDIPLTQTGEYKPSPVNTLTRREVYL
- the PCDH7 gene encoding protocadherin-7 isoform X5 — its product is MRKMRTLLRFVHCCCCCFLLLLPPPLWVSLAAAKQLLKYRLAEEGPADIRIGNVASDLGIVTGSGEVTFSLESGSDYLKIDNMTGELSTTERRIDREKLPQCQMIFDENECFLDFEVSVIGPSQSWVDLFEGRVIILDINDNTPTFPSPVLTLTVEENRPVGTLYLLPTATDRDFGRNGIERYELLQEPGGDGGRRGGGGGSAAAAPESAPFPGGSKRRQEAEAAARSSVFELQVADTLDGEKQPQLIVKGALDREQRDSYELSLRVRDGGDPARSSQAILRVLITDVNDNSPRFEKSVYEADLAENSSPGTPILQLRATDLDVGVNGQIEYVFGAATESVRRLLRLDETTGWLSVLHRIDREEVNQLRFTVMARDRGQPPKTDKATVVLNIRDENDNVPTIDIRKIGRIPLRDGVASVAEDVLVDTPIALVQVSDRDQGENGVVTCTVVGDVPFQLKPASEGEGEPQNKRKYFLHTSAPLDYEAVRDYNVVIVAVDSGSPSLSSNNSLLVRVGDTNDNPPMFSQAVLEVSFPENNLPGERVATVVATDADSGKNAEITYSLEASPLSSEAPGSIFSIDPDSGDVSVQAVLDREQRDTYEFQVTARDKGVPSLQGSTTVVVRVSDRNDNEPRFMQDVFTFYVKENLQPNSPVGMVTVMDFDKGRNAELSLSIQPGDHEQAAGIFSIENDTGTIFSTVSFDREQQTSYTFKVKAVDGGEPPRSATATVSLFVMDENDNAPTVTFPSNSSYTVLPPSSNMRTVVATVVATDADTGLNADLNYSIVGGNPFKLFEIDPASGVVSLVGKLAPKHYGLHRLVVQVNDSGQPPQSTTALLHVFVNESLSNATVVESQVARSLHTPLAQDIAGDPSYELSKQRLSIVIGVVAGIMTVILLILVVVMARYCRSKGKHGYEAGKKDHEDFFTPQQHDKAKKPKKDKKGKKGKQPLYSSIVTVEASKPNGQRYDSVNEKLSDSPGMGRYRSVNGGPGSPDLARHYKSSSPLPTVQLHPQSPTAGKKHQAVQDLPPANTFVGAGDNISIGSDHCSEYSCQASSKYSKQIHGLYQM
- the PCDH7 gene encoding protocadherin-7 isoform X4 yields the protein MRKMRTLLRFVHCCCCCFLLLLPPPLWVSLAAAKQLLKYRLAEEGPADIRIGNVASDLGIVTGSGEVTFSLESGSDYLKIDNMTGELSTTERRIDREKLPQCQMIFDENECFLDFEVSVIGPSQSWVDLFEGRVIILDINDNTPTFPSPVLTLTVEENRPVGTLYLLPTATDRDFGRNGIERYELLQEPGGDGGRRGGGGGSAAAAPESAPFPGGSKRRQEAEAAARSSVFELQVADTLDGEKQPQLIVKGALDREQRDSYELSLRVRDGGDPARSSQAILRVLITDVNDNSPRFEKSVYEADLAENSSPGTPILQLRATDLDVGVNGQIEYVFGAATESVRRLLRLDETTGWLSVLHRIDREEVNQLRFTVMARDRGQPPKTDKATVVLNIRDENDNVPTIDIRKIGRIPLRDGVASVAEDVLVDTPIALVQVSDRDQGENGVVTCTVVGDVPFQLKPASEGEGEPQNKRKYFLHTSAPLDYEAVRDYNVVIVAVDSGSPSLSSNNSLLVRVGDTNDNPPMFSQAVLEVSFPENNLPGERVATVVATDADSGKNAEITYSLEASPLSSEAPGSIFSIDPDSGDVSVQAVLDREQRDTYEFQVTARDKGVPSLQGSTTVVVRVSDRNDNEPRFMQDVFTFYVKENLQPNSPVGMVTVMDFDKGRNAELSLSIQPGDHEQAAGIFSIENDTGTIFSTVSFDREQQTSYTFKVKAVDGGEPPRSATATVSLFVMDENDNAPTVTFPSNSSYTVLPPSSNMRTVVATVVATDADTGLNADLNYSIVGGNPFKLFEIDPASGVVSLVGKLAPKHYGLHRLVVQVNDSGQPPQSTTALLHVFVNESLSNATVVESQVARSLHTPLAQDIAGDPSYELSKQRLSIVIGVVAGIMTVILLILVVVMARYCRSKGKHGYEAGKKDHEDFFTPQQHDKAKKPKKDKKGKKGKQPLYSSIVTVEASKPNGQRYDSVNEKLSDSPGMGRYRSVNGGPGSPDLARHYKSSSPLPTVQLHPQSPTAGKKHQAVQDLPPANTFVGAGDNISIGSDHCSEYSCQASSKYSKQVDTVQTTQHPGHIEESCKMNVCARK